The DNA window GCCGCAACGGGAACCAGGACTGCACCCGTTGTTCCAGGTGGCGCTCACCGTCATGGCCGAGGAACAGGAGATCAGCTGGGACCTCGGTTCGTGGGGGACCAGGGTCGTGGACCGCGATACGCGCTTTGCCCGTTTCGACCTCGCCGTCGCGCTGAACGAGCGTCGGCGGGACGGGCGCCCGATGGGACTGACGGGCGTCATCGAGTACTCCACCGAGTTGTTCGCCGCCGACGACGTTGCCGTGCTCGGCGAGCGGCTCAAGGCGGTGCTCGTGCAGGTGGCGAAGGCCCCGGACGACAGGCTCTCCGACATCGAGGTCACCTTGCCCGATGAGGAGCGCTGGCTGAGGGACAGCGGTGCGGCCGTGACCGCGCCGATGACCCTCCCGGAGGTGTTCGCCCGGCAGGTGCGGGCGGCCGACCCCGAGCGTCCCGCCGTCGTGTGCGCCGGCAGGAGTCTCAGCTTCGCCGAGCTCGACACGAGAAGCGCCCAGTGGGCCCGGCTTCTCACTGAGCGCGGCGTCGGTCGGGAGACCGTCGTGGCCAGCTGCGTACCCCGCTCCGTCGACAGCGTCGTGCTCCTTCTGGCGATTATGCGGGCCGGCGGGATCTGGCAACCGCTCGACCCCGCCTACCCCGACGAGCGGATCGGCCGCCTTCTTCGGGACTCGGGCGCCTCCCTGGTTCTCTGCCCGGGCAAGGAGGGGGGCCGCTTCGACATTCCCGTGCTCGCGGTCGACGCCCCGGACACCGCCTCGCTGCTCGCGAGGGCCGCTGCCGAGCCCGCCGGCCCGTGCGGTGCCGACGCGGGCGCCTACATCATCCACACCTCGGGCTCGACGGGTCGGCCGAAGGGAGTCCTCGTCAGTCACGCCGGCATCACCGGCCTCGCCCAGGAGTACGCGGTCTATGGCATCGCTCCGGGGAGCATCGTGATGCAGTTCGCCTCCCACAGCTTCGACGGCGCCCTGTGGGAGATGGGGGCCTGCCTCCTGGCCGGGGCGACCATGCTCATGGCCGATGACGGGGAGCGCCTGCTCGGGGCGGACTTCCGTGCACTCCTGTCCCGCTGCACGCACGCGGCGCTCACGCCGGCCACCGTCCTCGCGCTCGGCGCTGATGCCATCCCCGACGGGATCGCACTGATCCTCGCGGGGGAGGCCTTTCCGACACGGCTCATTGACGAACTCGCCGGACGAGTGCGCCTGTTCAACGTCTACGGACCCACGGAGACGACGACGGACGTCACCCACCACCAGGTCCGCCTCGACGACACCGAGCCGGTGCCGATCGGTCGTCCCTCCCCGGGCAAGGAGGTCCTCGTACTCGACGAGTTCCTCTCGCCCGTGCCCGTGGGCGTCGTCGGCGAGCTTTACGTGGGAGGACGCTCGCTCGCCCGGGGCTACCTCCGTCGTGCGGGCCTGACCTCATCTCGCTTCGTGGCCGATCCGGCAGGGGGAGGCGGGCGCCTCTACCGCACCGGAGACCTCGTCATGCGCGGGCCCGACGGCGCGCTGCGCTTCATGGGACGCAGCGATGACCAGGTCAAAATCCGCGGTTTCCGGATCGAGCTCGGCGAGGTCGAAGCCGCGCTGCGGGACGTCCACGGGGTCGTGGCGGCGGCGGCGAGCGTGCGTACGGACCTGGGTCCCGATGCCGTTCTCGTCGGCTACGTCGTCGGTGATGTCGATGCCCGGGCCGTCCGCTCCGCCCTGGCCCGGAGGCTCCCGCGTCAGGCCGTCCCGAGCTCCGTCGTGGTGGTGGAGGACATGCCGCTGACGGCCAACGGCAAGATCGATCGGCGGAGGCTGCCCGCACCGGTCCTCACCGGGCACGGGGGCTCCACCCCCACGACCCCGGAGGAGGCCGTGGTCTGCGACACCGTGGCCGAGGTCGTCGGGGTGCCGGTGGTCCACACCGACGACAACTTCTTCGACCTGGGAGGGCACTCCCTGCTCGCGGCGCGACTGGTCAGCCGGCTGCGCGAGAAGGGCTTGGGCCTCACCGTCGCCGACGTCTTCGCGAATCCTGTCATCGGGTCGTGGGCTGTTCGCATGGAACCGGCGGAGCCCGCCGGAGCCGTACCCGTTCTTCCCCGGCCCGCGGACGGGATGCTGCCGGCGTCCGCCGCGCAACGGCGCCTCTGGCTCGAGCAGGACCTCGTCGCCGACGCCTCGGCGTACAACTTCCCGGTCCTGCTCGATGTCGACGCGCTCGACGAACGGGTTCTCGCCGCTGCCGTCGGCGACGTGGTTTCGCGCCACGAGGCTCTCCGGACGACCATTGTGGAGCGCGACGGCTCGCCCTGGCAGCGGATCCTCGCGCCGGAGCGCGCGAGGAGCCTCGTGCCGACCACGATCACCGTGGCGACTGAAGACGAGGAGCTGCATGCGCTCCTCGCCGCACCGCTGGCCATTGACGAGGGGCTGCCCCTGCGCGTGGTTGTCCTGCCACGGGCCCGGGGCGCTGCGAGGCTCGCGCTCGTCCTTCATCACGTGGCGGTCGACGGACTGTCCATGGGGCCGCTCCTGAGGGACCTGTCCGACGCGTACGGAGCCCGACTGCGCGGGAAGGCCCCCTCGTGGGAGGCCGTCCTCCAGCCGGCGGACTGGGCCGCAGCCCAGGAGGAGCGCCTCGGAGACGTGAACGATGCGGCCTCTCTCGCCGCGCACGAGTCGGTGTGGTGGAGCCGGCGGCTGGCCGATGCCCCGCCTGCGTCAGGCCTGCCTCCGCGCCGCGCGAGCGGGCCCGTGAGGCAAGGGGCCGAGCTCGTGCGCAGGGTGCTGCCCGACGAGGTCCTGAGAGGCCTTCAGCGCCTGGCCCGTTCCGGGGGGACCACCCTGTTCATGGTGGTGCACGCTGCAGTCGCGGCTCTGCTCGCGCGCCTCGGCGCAGGATCGGACCTCGTGCTCGGCACCGTCAGCGGGGGGCGGGACCACCCGGCCCTCGACGAGAGCGTCGGCTTCTTCGTCAATCCGGTCCCCCTGCGAACCGAGCTGAAGGGGAACCCCGCCTTCGCCGACTGGTTGGAGGCGGTGAGCCGCGAGGACTCCGAGGCCCTGGAACACGCCTCCCTCCCCTTCGACGACGTCGTTGCGGCGCTCCGTTGCGAGCGCGTCCCGGGCTCCCACCCGGTCTTCCAGACGATGCTCACCACCCTCGCCGAACAGGGGCCCCGAAGCACTCGCATCCCCTTCGGGGACGGCTTCGCCCACCTGGTCGACGAGGGGACGGCCAGCATGAAGTACGACATGGCCATGGCCTTCGGCCCGGTGCCCGACGGTCTGGCGATCGAGGCGGAGTTCATCACCCCCTTGTACGACGCCGAGCTCGTCGAATCCTTCGTCGAGCGACTGCTCTCCGTCCTGAGCCAGGTGGCCGTCTCCCCCGATACGCGTGTAGGCGATCTCGACGTCCTGCTGCCGGGCGAAGAAGAGCGCGTGCGCGGGTTCGGCGCGGGCGCACCGTCAGGGGAGTCGACGCCGCCGATGCCGATGGGCCTGGACGACATCTTCGCGGCGGCCCGTGAGCGGGCGGGCGACCGCGCCGAGGCGGTGCGCGCGGATCGGAACCTGACTTACGGCGAACTCGACCTGGAGAGCCGCGCCTGGGCGCACCGCCTGGTCTCCGCCGGCGTCCGCCCCGGTGACGTCGTCGGCGTGTGCGTGCCGCGGAGCGCGGACATGGTGGTGGCCGTCCTCGCCGTGGCCCGGGCGGGCGCCGTGATGCTGCCACTGGACGCCGCGTACCCCGCGGAGCGCCTCCGGTACATCACCTCCGACGCGTCTCCGCGGCTCGTCCTCGCCCGGGGCCAGGGCGTGTCCGCGATGACGGCATGCGCGGCGCCCGTCCTTGCGATGGAATCTCACGACCCCGGCTGCTGCGAGGTTCCCGCCCCTGCGCGCGCCGCGGAGGACGCCGCCTATCTGATCTACACCTCCGGCTCGACGGGAGCGCCCAAGGGCGTGCGGGTGACGAGAAGGGGCTTGGGTGTCTTCGCGCGGGCCCTCACCGCCCGGATAGGCGGGTGGAGCGGGATGCGGGTTCTCCAGGCGGCCTCGCTCTCCTTCGACGCGGCCGTCATGGAGCTGTGCATGGCCTGGGGCTGTGGCGGCTGCCTCGTCGTGCCCGAACCTGGTCCACTTGTCGGGGTTGAGCTCAGTGAGGTGCTCTCCACGGTCGACGCGGCGTTGCTGACACCCAGCGTCCTGTCCACCCTGGCCGCTCCGCCTGACGGGCTGCCGGTACTCATCGCCGGAGCGGAAGCACTCGGAGCGGAGCTCGTCGAACGCTTCTCGACCGGCCGGCGCATGTACAACGCGTACGGTCCCACCGAGGCCACGATTGCGGTCGCCGTCGAAGGCCCGCTGACCCCGACGGGGCTGACCCCGCCGATCGGGTCCCCGCTCGGAGCCGCCAGACTCGTCGTTCTGGACGACTACCTGCGCCCTGCTCCCCCGGGCGTCCCGGGAGAGCTGTACGTCGGCGGCCCGGGATTGGCCGAGTGCTACCTCGGTCGGCCCGGTCTCACCGCCAGTCGCTTCATCGCCGACCCGATGGGAGCGGGCACCCTCCTGTACCGTACGGGCGACGTCGTTCGTTGGGATGAGACCGGTCGTCTGCACTACATCGGCCGAAGCGACCACCAGGTCAAGATCCGGGGCTTCCGCATCGAGCTCGGTGAGATCGAGAACTGCCTGCGCTCGGTCCCGGGAGTCGACGCCGCCATCGTCCGGCAGACGCCGATGGTGCCGAACCGTCTCGTTGCCTATGTCACGGGCGGGCGGGCCGACGTCGAGGAGATCCGCCGCCACGCGGAGCGCGAGCTTCCCGCCCACATGGTTCCCGGGGCCGTCATCGTCCTCGACGAGCTGCCCCTCACGCCCAACGGGAAGCTCGACGTCCGGGCTCTGCCGGCCCCCGCCCCCGACCACGGGGCGACCGGGAAGGCCGCGACGCCTACCGAAGCGCTCGTGTGCGAGGTCTTTGCACGTGTGCTCGGCGTCGAAACCGTCGGCCCGGAGGACGACTTCTTCACCCTCGGGGGCCACTCGCTCCTTGCGGCCCAGATCGTCGCAGCCCTGAGGGGTTCCGCCGGCGGGCTGAAGCTCCGCGACGTCTTCGATGCCCCCACTCCGCGGGCGCTTGCGCGCAGTATCGACGACGCGGACGACCTGGCGCGCGCCGCCGCAATCACGCACCGACAGCGGCCGGACCGCCTTCCCGCCTCCTTCGCCCAGCAACGGCTCTGGACGCTCGTGCAGATCGACGGCCCCTCCTCGACCTACAATATCCCGCTGGTTTCGCGGTTGCGCGGGGCACTGGATGTCAGGGCGCTCGGAGAGGCGCTGCGGGATGTCGTCGAGCGGCACGAGACCCTGCGCACCGTCCTCGTCCCCGTGGACGGGCTCCCGTGCCAGCGCCTCCTTCCGCTGCCCGAGGTCGAGGAATTGTGCACGGTTCGTCATGTGCGGGAGATGACGGCCGACGAACGTCACGACCTGGTCCAGGAGCTGAGCGGACACGTTTTCGACATCTCCTCCGACATCCCCGTCCACCTGTGGTTGCTCGAGGAGGACAGCACCAGCCACATCGCAGTGCTCGTCATGCACCACATCGCCGGTGACGGGCTGTCGATGGGGCCTCTCGTCGGTGACCTGCAGCGAGCCTACGAGGCGCGACGGAGGGGAGAACGGCCGCAGTGGACCCCTCTGAGGATCGACTACGCGGACTACACGATCTGGCAGCACGAGCAGCTCGGTCGGGGCGACGCCGTGCAGGACGCACTGACCTGGTGGACGAAGACCCTGTCCGGGCTGCCCGAGGAGACCCGGCTCCCCGGTCCTGCCTTCATGCCGGTGCCCGGATACCGGCGCTCGCGGACCGTCGAGCGGCGTCTCGGTTCTGGCCCGCTGAGGCGCCTCAAGGCACTCGCGGCGGAGCACGGCGCCTCGGTCTTCATGATCTGCCACGGCGCCGTCGCCGTCACGCTGCAGAGAATGGGCGCCGGCGACGACCTCGCCCTCGGCACCGTGACGACGGGACGGGATGCGGGCGACCTCGAACCCCTCGTCGGGTTCTTCGCCAACACCTTGGTGATCCGTCACGACCTGCGCGGGACTCCGGATGTTGCGACGGTGGTCGAACGCTCCAAGTCGTCTTTCCTGGATGCTCTCGACCACGCCTTCGCGCCCTTCGACATGGTGGTTGACGCCGTTGCGCCGAGCCGGGC is part of the Actinomyces sp. oral taxon 414 genome and encodes:
- a CDS encoding non-ribosomal peptide synthetase produces the protein MREQLSFGQRRLWFLGQTEPDSPAYNIPLAVRLGAGLDVGALSSALLDVVRRHEVLRTRLRAVDGEPVADVVPAEEVTSILDVIEAAEDADSLVRRLATVPFDLAHELPLHAHLVAEGEGWILLLVLHHIAADGASMAPLARDLSLFYRGHRDGMCESLPALPVQYRDFAAWQRELLGDVDDPRSLAAEQLAFWRRRLEGIPEDTELSLASPRPPVSTGRGSRVLVPVPADLRERLRGLERRLGCTSQMLNQALVAALVSHFGVEDAVLGSQVGGRDEEALQDLVGLFVNTVVMRCQVGPATTFAQLCAAARESTLDAIEHADLPFDVLVNELRPTRSLNRHPLFQIGVAVQRGADIELDLGVAASPITDLDPGTAQFDLNFCLFDRDDGSSEIEVEFSTDVYDESRARYLGRAWCELAAGACAAPHTPVRELGVVPEDVASAVAAWGVGGDAPAPRRYMDFFDEAVASRPDGVALEEGAFRLTYAELDARVEALARRLRAEGARPGTVVGIFMPKCVDAVVAILAVGRTGAAHLAIDPAHPVERISYILEDCAPLTVITSPDGPGLPVEWPVLDVRGADGPGGPVVWPRPPMNEIAYVIYTSGSTGRPKGVEVSHTGLAGAVASQVRGFALDGDLRLLQLASFSFDVSVIDMLTAFAVAGTLVLPGPDVVAGEELAELLRGQRITYCELTPSRLQSLEPGAFSTLRGINLGGEACPASLVRSWLATGRTILNTYGPTEVTITSLMSRPLDGAREPEIGRPTDGLVARVLDDRLRPVAPGVPGELYLSGPGLARGYRRRPALTAARFVADLDAPGERMYRTGDVVRWREDGGLEFLGRSDDQVKVRGLRIELGEIESAIAALDGVRSCAVLVREDVPGDQRIVAYVVGGLDGAQIRRALARSLPRYMVPSGVVLLEELPLNVSGKLDVSALPAPGSAPPRQGRAPATSAERAACRCFGEVLGLEEVLVDDDFFDLGGHSLLATRLVSRWPEAVGGRISLRDVFEAPSPAALIDRTVASPDEHPMLSPVAGRGEVPASPAQRRLWLLGRIGDSAAYNVPLVLRASSRVDEVVLRQAIGDLMTRHEALRTVFPDVDGAPLQRVLPPGTLAPVDVRRCSAAAGSDEAAAVVDEVARTGFDLSEQVPLRVVLVRCADHDLIVIVLHHIASDGWSLELLARDLDRAVTVREEGRAPDWEPLPIQYADYTEWLRRREEPGGPAEGTGYWRRVLANLPTSVPLPRAGARPTRPTGAGAWLPLTIEAKLHRRLDRLGREHGATTFMVIQAALALLLRRLGSGTDIPLGTIVSGREEAALADLIGLFANTLVLRTDVSGDPTFVELLERVRETDLGAFDHQDVPFDAVVEELQPQREPGLHPLFQVALTVMAEEQEISWDLGSWGTRVVDRDTRFARFDLAVALNERRRDGRPMGLTGVIEYSTELFAADDVAVLGERLKAVLVQVAKAPDDRLSDIEVTLPDEERWLRDSGAAVTAPMTLPEVFARQVRAADPERPAVVCAGRSLSFAELDTRSAQWARLLTERGVGRETVVASCVPRSVDSVVLLLAIMRAGGIWQPLDPAYPDERIGRLLRDSGASLVLCPGKEGGRFDIPVLAVDAPDTASLLARAAAEPAGPCGADAGAYIIHTSGSTGRPKGVLVSHAGITGLAQEYAVYGIAPGSIVMQFASHSFDGALWEMGACLLAGATMLMADDGERLLGADFRALLSRCTHAALTPATVLALGADAIPDGIALILAGEAFPTRLIDELAGRVRLFNVYGPTETTTDVTHHQVRLDDTEPVPIGRPSPGKEVLVLDEFLSPVPVGVVGELYVGGRSLARGYLRRAGLTSSRFVADPAGGGGRLYRTGDLVMRGPDGALRFMGRSDDQVKIRGFRIELGEVEAALRDVHGVVAAAASVRTDLGPDAVLVGYVVGDVDARAVRSALARRLPRQAVPSSVVVVEDMPLTANGKIDRRRLPAPVLTGHGGSTPTTPEEAVVCDTVAEVVGVPVVHTDDNFFDLGGHSLLAARLVSRLREKGLGLTVADVFANPVIGSWAVRMEPAEPAGAVPVLPRPADGMLPASAAQRRLWLEQDLVADASAYNFPVLLDVDALDERVLAAAVGDVVSRHEALRTTIVERDGSPWQRILAPERARSLVPTTITVATEDEELHALLAAPLAIDEGLPLRVVVLPRARGAARLALVLHHVAVDGLSMGPLLRDLSDAYGARLRGKAPSWEAVLQPADWAAAQEERLGDVNDAASLAAHESVWWSRRLADAPPASGLPPRRASGPVRQGAELVRRVLPDEVLRGLQRLARSGGTTLFMVVHAAVAALLARLGAGSDLVLGTVSGGRDHPALDESVGFFVNPVPLRTELKGNPAFADWLEAVSREDSEALEHASLPFDDVVAALRCERVPGSHPVFQTMLTTLAEQGPRSTRIPFGDGFAHLVDEGTASMKYDMAMAFGPVPDGLAIEAEFITPLYDAELVESFVERLLSVLSQVAVSPDTRVGDLDVLLPGEEERVRGFGAGAPSGESTPPMPMGLDDIFAAARERAGDRAEAVRADRNLTYGELDLESRAWAHRLVSAGVRPGDVVGVCVPRSADMVVAVLAVARAGAVMLPLDAAYPAERLRYITSDASPRLVLARGQGVSAMTACAAPVLAMESHDPGCCEVPAPARAAEDAAYLIYTSGSTGAPKGVRVTRRGLGVFARALTARIGGWSGMRVLQAASLSFDAAVMELCMAWGCGGCLVVPEPGPLVGVELSEVLSTVDAALLTPSVLSTLAAPPDGLPVLIAGAEALGAELVERFSTGRRMYNAYGPTEATIAVAVEGPLTPTGLTPPIGSPLGAARLVVLDDYLRPAPPGVPGELYVGGPGLAECYLGRPGLTASRFIADPMGAGTLLYRTGDVVRWDETGRLHYIGRSDHQVKIRGFRIELGEIENCLRSVPGVDAAIVRQTPMVPNRLVAYVTGGRADVEEIRRHAERELPAHMVPGAVIVLDELPLTPNGKLDVRALPAPAPDHGATGKAATPTEALVCEVFARVLGVETVGPEDDFFTLGGHSLLAAQIVAALRGSAGGLKLRDVFDAPTPRALARSIDDADDLARAAAITHRQRPDRLPASFAQQRLWTLVQIDGPSSTYNIPLVSRLRGALDVRALGEALRDVVERHETLRTVLVPVDGLPCQRLLPLPEVEELCTVRHVREMTADERHDLVQELSGHVFDISSDIPVHLWLLEEDSTSHIAVLVMHHIAGDGLSMGPLVGDLQRAYEARRRGERPQWTPLRIDYADYTIWQHEQLGRGDAVQDALTWWTKTLSGLPEETRLPGPAFMPVPGYRRSRTVERRLGSGPLRRLKALAAEHGASVFMICHGAVAVTLQRMGAGDDLALGTVTTGRDAGDLEPLVGFFANTLVIRHDLRGTPDVATVVERSKSSFLDALDHAFAPFDMVVDAVAPSRAPGRHPLFQVMVSHLSESGGSAAGLTLPGLSGEDLVPDSMGAKFDLSLSIGEVSGREGEELTLQLEYAADRFDEKTARALLRRIDRVLTAFGDDPAQPVHRIEIRDKDERDHAVQRGPEPSAPCTFADLFGAAVDLDPDHPAVRCGEDVLSYADLDAASNRFARWLISRGIGAEDIVALGLRKSVRAVVAIIGVQKAGAAYVPVDPDYPGERIAYILQDAAPALVLTTAADSASFPGAIVLDDPVTEEALGAMRERAVRSDELRVTASPDHPSYLIYTSGSTGRPKGVLVTHRGLRALAQSQARGLGAGPDETMLQFASFSFDASVLEMTMALFHGACLVVVPEELRTMGVELGRYLQRHAVRRAMLVPTALRTLPEGILPETMTTLMLGGEELPASQVVGEVSGRRVYNLYGPTETTVDVTRHRVVGDETGTVPIGEVVHGLSSVVLDEYLQPVPPGVVGELYVSGVGLARGYHRRPGLTASRFVAAIWGPAGSVMYRTGDLVRLRTDGEYDFVSRSDRQVKIRGFRVEPGEIEQTMRRLPGVLDAHVEARDVAAGDIRLASWIAVRSPKDFDIGACVRALRAMLPEHAVPASIVTLEEFPITAHGKLDPSHLPAPQWAGAQERVEPEEGVETVLAEIWEEVFADGRSVGALDNFFDTGGNSLLAARVVACVDERLDLALPVRVVFETPVLRDQASVLEDLLLADIDDGLA